One segment of Synechococcus sp. A15-24 DNA contains the following:
- the rplD gene encoding 50S ribosomal protein L4, whose product MADCVIRDWQGKEAGKATLDLKVAKETTANDLMHRAVLRQQAHARQGTASTLTRSEVRGGGRKPYKQKGTGRARQGSIRTPLRPGGGIVFGPKPRTYNLAMNRKERRLALRTALMARVEDVTVVKDFGTSLEAPKTKEITDALGRLGIAADAKVLIVLTEPSDVVRRSVRNLEKVKLIAANQLNVFDLLHANALVLGEDALATIQEVYGDD is encoded by the coding sequence ATGGCTGACTGCGTGATTCGCGACTGGCAGGGGAAGGAAGCCGGCAAGGCGACCCTCGATCTGAAAGTGGCCAAGGAGACCACGGCCAACGACCTGATGCACCGTGCGGTTCTGCGCCAGCAGGCCCACGCCCGTCAGGGAACCGCTTCCACCCTCACCCGATCCGAGGTGCGTGGTGGTGGCCGCAAGCCTTACAAGCAGAAGGGAACCGGCCGAGCCCGTCAGGGTTCGATCCGCACACCTCTGCGCCCCGGCGGCGGCATCGTCTTCGGGCCGAAGCCCCGCACTTACAACCTTGCGATGAACCGCAAGGAACGTCGTCTGGCCCTGCGCACCGCGCTGATGGCCCGCGTTGAAGACGTGACGGTGGTGAAGGACTTCGGCACGAGCCTCGAAGCCCCCAAGACCAAGGAGATCACGGACGCCCTCGGCCGGCTTGGCATCGCTGCCGACGCCAAGGTGCTGATTGTGCTCACCGAGCCTTCCGATGTGGTGCGCCGCTCCGTGCGCAACCTCGAAAAGGTGAAGCTGATCGCCGCCAATCAGCTCAACGTCTTCGATCTACTCCACGCCAACGCCTTGGTGCTCGGCGAGGACGCCCTTGCAACCATCCAGGAGGTCTACGGCGATGACTGA
- a CDS encoding 50S ribosomal protein L23: MTERFQGRLADVIRRPLITEKATRALEFNQYTFEVDHRAAKPDIKAAIEQLFDVKVTGISTMNPPRRTRRMGRFAGKRAQVKKAVVRLAEGNSIQLFPES, encoded by the coding sequence ATGACTGAGCGTTTCCAGGGCCGCCTGGCTGACGTGATCCGTCGGCCGCTGATCACCGAGAAGGCCACCCGGGCCCTCGAGTTCAACCAGTACACCTTCGAGGTGGACCACCGCGCCGCAAAACCCGACATCAAGGCCGCCATCGAGCAGCTCTTCGATGTGAAGGTGACCGGCATCAGCACCATGAATCCCCCCCGTCGCACGCGTCGGATGGGTCGCTTCGCCGGCAAACGAGCCCAGGTGAAGAAAGCCGTGGTGCGCCTGGCGGAGGGCAACTCGATCCAACTCTTCCCTGAGTCCTGA
- the rplB gene encoding 50S ribosomal protein L2: MAIRNFRPYTPGTRTRVVTDFSEVTGRKPERSLVVSKHRRKGRNNRGVITCRHRGGGHKRLYRVVDFRRNKHGITAKVAAIHYDPHRNARLALLFYADGEKRYILAPAGVQVGQTVVSGPDAPIENGNAMPLSAVPLGSSVHCVELYAGRGGQMVRTAGASAQVMAKEGDYVALKLPSTEVRLIRRECYATLGEVGNSEVRNTSLGKAGRRRWLGRRPQVRGSVMNPCDHPHGGGEGRAPIGRSGPVTPWGKPALGLKTRKRNKPSNRYVLRKRRKTSKRSRGGRDS, translated from the coding sequence ATGGCAATCCGTAACTTCCGCCCCTACACCCCCGGTACCAGAACCCGGGTGGTCACCGACTTCAGTGAGGTCACCGGCCGCAAGCCGGAACGGTCCCTGGTGGTGTCCAAACACCGCCGCAAGGGCCGCAACAACCGTGGTGTGATCACCTGCCGCCATCGCGGTGGCGGTCACAAGCGGCTGTACCGCGTGGTGGACTTCCGCCGTAACAAGCACGGCATCACCGCCAAGGTGGCTGCCATCCACTACGACCCCCATCGCAACGCCCGTCTGGCGCTGCTCTTCTACGCCGACGGCGAGAAGCGTTACATCCTTGCTCCGGCAGGGGTTCAGGTGGGTCAGACCGTGGTCTCCGGACCCGACGCCCCGATCGAGAACGGCAACGCCATGCCGCTGTCGGCCGTGCCCCTGGGTTCCAGCGTTCACTGCGTTGAGCTCTATGCCGGCCGCGGTGGCCAGATGGTCCGCACCGCCGGTGCCAGCGCTCAGGTGATGGCCAAAGAAGGCGACTACGTCGCCCTCAAGCTGCCTTCCACCGAGGTGCGCCTGATCCGCCGTGAGTGCTACGCCACCCTCGGTGAAGTGGGCAACTCTGAAGTCCGCAACACCAGCCTTGGCAAGGCCGGTCGCCGCCGCTGGCTGGGGCGTCGTCCCCAGGTTCGAGGCAGTGTGATGAACCCCTGCGACCACCCCCACGGTGGTGGTGAGGGTCGGGCACCGATTGGCCGCTCCGGCCCGGTGACCCCTTGGGGCAAACCCGCCCTCGGTCTCAAGACCCGCAAGCGGAACAAGCCCAGCAACCGATACGTGCTCCGGAAGCGTCGCAAGACCTCCAAGCGGAGCCGTGGCGGACGCGATTCCTGA
- the rpsS gene encoding 30S ribosomal protein S19 translates to MGRSLKKGPFIADSLLRKVEKQNDTDDKSVIKTWSRASTILPMMIGHTIAVHNGKSHVPVFITEQMVGHKLGEFAPTRTFKGHIKDKKGGR, encoded by the coding sequence ATGGGACGTTCACTCAAAAAAGGTCCGTTTATTGCCGACAGCCTGCTTCGCAAGGTTGAAAAGCAGAACGACACCGACGACAAGTCCGTGATCAAGACCTGGTCTCGAGCCTCCACGATCCTGCCGATGATGATCGGCCACACAATTGCCGTTCACAACGGCAAGTCCCACGTGCCGGTGTTCATCACCGAGCAGATGGTGGGTCACAAGCTGGGGGAGTTCGCTCCCACCCGCACCTTCAAGGGCCACATCAAAGACAAGAAAGGAGGCCGCTGA
- the rplV gene encoding 50S ribosomal protein L22, giving the protein MTTSSTTAPIAQAHGRFIRGSVSKVRRVLDQIRGRTYRDALVMLEFMPYRSTGPITKVLRSAVANAEHNLGLDPASLVISSASADMGPSMKRYRPRAQGRAFQIKKQTCHISIAVAAQPDS; this is encoded by the coding sequence ATGACCACGTCATCCACCACGGCCCCGATTGCACAGGCCCACGGACGCTTCATCCGGGGCTCCGTGTCGAAGGTGCGCCGTGTTCTCGATCAGATCCGAGGTCGCACCTACCGCGACGCCCTGGTCATGCTCGAGTTCATGCCGTATCGCTCCACCGGACCGATCACCAAGGTGCTCCGGTCCGCTGTGGCCAATGCCGAGCACAACCTGGGTCTTGATCCCGCCTCTCTGGTGATCTCCAGTGCCAGTGCCGACATGGGACCGTCCATGAAGCGCTACCGCCCCCGGGCTCAGGGTCGCGCTTTCCAGATCAAGAAGCAGACCTGCCACATCAGCATTGCTGTGGCGGCTCAGCCCGATTCCTGA